cagacagagagaccgACCCTATATGTTTTTGGAGTTCGGCTGAATCAGCACTTGAACTGTGGAGTCTTCTTGAACTGTTGGTCACGAGTATCCAGTCCAAACCCGCTGACCACCAGAAGGAtcctatttatttagtttttaaggGCGGTAATTGGCTCCAGAACAGGGGCAGGCTTTGTTCTTAGGCTGAAGCGCTGGCAACAGCACCAACTGGACTCAGCAGCAACAATCGCGTGCTGACCTAAAACCACTGTGCTTCATGAAAAGGCCGCTCATGCATATCAGATTACAATCTGCCGTTCAGTCCTGTGAACTGTCACAGGATGTATTgagttctgaacattttgaaattacATTACCGTTAATATGGACCGCGTGCTGTTTTGGTATCTATTGGCTTCTTCTGACTCTGTCTGAATAGGTTTTTAGAGGATGGTACAGCAATATTTCTTTACAATAGATGGCGCCATTTTCTATCTGGCGGCAGCAGTGTATTGTAGATTCAACTGGTTAAGTGTTGTCTGTATTGACACCTTTTTGGGGAGACTTTGGACAGACTAACAGCAGTGATGTATTAATGAATGCTAATAATACAAAATGGACTAATATTATTCGGAAATGGTTGAgttgaaataaatttaaaattgtacaatCTCATCTTTGTCCATTACCCTTcccctttgtttttgtttattaaatgtattatagAGAAGTCCTTTATCCATGTCAATCTGACAAACATCAGTAATGGCAGACTAGCTTCCATTTAGGATAGACTATGTAATGTTCAATCTGCACTGATGCTGAACTGGCTCAGCCAGCATCCATCGAGTTGTGTGCATCGTTGTCAAACATTGGAGTCTCTGAGCTCAACTAAGGCAGCGCGTCTATGCCGGCTAATTAAGGTTGTTATGATTCAAATCAACTCCGAAGACCCGACAATGCTCACCTgactggccaataggaatgTGGCCCCGCCCCGACAATATTTTCACAGCGAGAGCAAAAGACTTTTTGAGAGaaacccttttttattttttattttttaaatgttttcacacaacatcaaaagtatattttgagtttaaaaagtattttgagattttttttctcagaaaagatttacatatttatatatttatttacatatttattatatatttaattctTTCTCAAACTTTTAagtctcaaatatttttttctattgctaTGAAAACttgtcttatcttttttttttctccaatcaTTTTCTCATATGTAACAAAGAGACATCTAACGCCATAGTCATTTacctcatttttaaattttgtaaaaaataaatacatttttaataagggTAATTGTAATAGTTGCAGTGTTATCATTTTCATATTAAGCTTAAGAGGGAGATGCATTCAAAGTAATAAAGTTGCTAAATATTCTGTATCATGACTGGtccaaatgttttaacttttgccCACACCTGCTGATAAGAGATTTagtaaataatttattttctctaaaaagacttaaaaatcTCATCTTTTATGAAGTATCAAATCTCTCACGAGTCTATCCTTGGCTTGGGGATGTCTAATACATCAATTATCCCATGTGTAAgatatttgacatttataaGAATGTGATAAACCAGGTTTTGTGTGAAACAACTCTCCTCTGTCTTGCCGTCCTGCAGCCATTGACGAGTACAAGCCACAAGATGCCACCACTAACCCTTCTCTTATCCTGGCTGCTGCCAAGATGCCCGCCTACCACCACCTGCTGGACCAGGCCATTAAATACGGCATCGCCAAAGGCGGGTGAGATGTTGCTCACAAATGAGAGCTAAGCCAaaacttttgtcttttctttttttatatatataaagtgaacCTATTTTATTTAGTAGTTTACCTGTAATGGAAGTCATTTTCTAGAGAACGGGGAAGATTGTTTTGCAGATGTTGCACAGTACATCATTCCTTTGTGCAAGGTGTTGACAAAGTTCCTTAATTTACAGCAGGCAGTTAACTGTAAGGCATTAGtatgatgcatttttaaaggatgtggttaaacatataaaaacactTAGCATCCAGTGTTGGTGGTTTGTGACTTTGCACATTACTACTTAATGTAAAAACTACACAGCCATTGGCTGGAGGCTACACATCCTAAACACCTTTCATCGTTCACATCTGGTTGGGATAATGGTATAGGTATTGTCCCTAATAGGTGaatgacaaaataacatttttatacgATCCCATGTTTATAGAATGTTTCAGTGTAGCTCTGACATTAACGTACCTGGCTTCATAATTATGTTCTCTGTCCAGCACTGAAGAGGAGCAGGTGTCCAACACAATGGACAAGCTGTTTGTGAGTTTCGGGCTAGAGATCCTCAAGAAGGTCCCAGGCAGAGTCTCTACCGAGGTGGACGCCAGGTAGGTGCAAACGACATATCACAAGGTGCTTACTATGACAGGAAACTTCACTGTCCTCTCAAAATAACACGTACACTTAGAGAAGCTTAACCCATGTGCAGACCACTGATATTCAGAGACCATGTTGTTGGTTCTGTCATGACTCGTATGTCACAGACTTAAACAGGTAATCCTTCTACAATAGGATTCTGTTTGTCATACCGTCACACAATTTACTTCATATCTCCACACACCGTTCATGTCTTTAACTTAAAGGTGGAGTCTGCAATTCTTCAGAAATACTATTCATATTTGAACTCAACAAACCAATACACGCCTCCCGTCAGTTCTCCTTTTGAACTGTCCCTCTTACTCGGCTCTGTTGTTTCTCTTAATCTTACAGACTATCTTTCGACAAAGATGAAATGGTTGCCAAGGCCCTGAGGTTCATCACTCTCTACAAAGAAGCAGGCATTGAGAAGGAGCGCGTGCTCATCAAGCTGTCCTCCACATGGGAAGGAATCCAGGCCGGCAGGTGAGCAAGTGATGTTTGATATGTTGGCTTACTGTTCCGGCTGTCTCAGTTGCagctttctctccctcccttttacCATCTCTTTACTTTCcataatatatgaataaaaacacccTTAACAATTTATCAACCTAATAAAAATTTAATAAACaacttaataataattataacaatacACCACTACGTAGACGTGAATAAACTAAGAAGGAATCAAAACAATTTTCCATAAATTAATCAACTGAAAATAATGTTGCAACCCTAATCCAATCCTATTGTGGTTTTCTACTGTATAATGCCAATTTCTAGCCTGGTAAATCCCTGACAAACGTCCTGCAAAgagatttgctctgcaagtcaGTCTGGCTTAGAGCCCATTCAAGCCCATTTCCAGCTCCAAATTGTGGCACTAATCACAACTGTCGGGGCACGCTTTACACGGTGACAATATCGTAGCAACGGCAATCAGCTTTTTGTTGACCTTCAACATGAGAACACTGAAACAAAGCGACTTGTTAATGTTGCGGCTACATCACCTGGATCAGTGGTCTGATTGGAGCAAGGACTATCCATTTGCGACCAGAGGAATTTGAGCGGAGTCCCTTTGGAAATGGGCTGTAAATGAATCTTCCCCAGACCCACTCTCGGTTACTGAGAAGGGTCTGAGGGCTGTACTACAAATCAGGATCATCGTGTCCTGGATTTCTTTTAGTAACCCGGTTTCACTAACACTAACAACCGAGGTCCTGCATAAGCTCTGGCATGACGGTAGTTATCAACTAGTCATATCAACCCTGGGATTCCCAATCCAGAGACACGCGCGTTCACATAAAAGACGCAGCGTTTGCACAGCATGACCAATCGCAAGCCTCTACCAAAGCAGAGTATTTTACATAAGAAAAGCAAAACTACAAtactacataaatatgaagaacacagacacagttttaGAGGCAAAACACAGTCACTGTTTTCTAACCCAGGAAGGAAAACTGGCAAAACAAAGCAGACGCTGTAAATGTAAATCACAATGTTTATCTTTATATTAACATCACTtccccatcagtcaggcacaagatctgaccataattacacttgtgctttccataaacCGTCGTTGCTTTAGCCTATTAATTCATTGTGagagcaaattaaaaatattaaaacataattcaaatcGATGTGTGCGTTGGCAACCACGGCTCAAACCAACATAGCCTGTACAAAATCATGTAGGCTAAACTAACTCAgccaacatttgaatatgtttttatattttaatttaagggCGATGTCACCAAAGTACATTtgaataatcagtaattttatttcaaaacacagATGTATGCAATTTCCTTTACTTAAAAACTATATCTTTCTTAAAAATACCCATTGGGGAATGTTAATAggattgtttttacttttatctgtgtgcctttttctctctctctctctctttctttctttctttctttctttctttttgcacaCAAGCTTCACCTGATCTTCTAAGAACTGTGACGCTGTTATTgagtattgattggtcagtaggcaGAGCTTTTACACaggttgatctctaatctcaacataattttctatttcctcgcgggagtcatcccgaaaggatcaataaagagaagtctaagtctaaccTGCTCCCGACCACGTTAGGTGTTCAGCATTAGTTACCACGACGACTGAACCCAGTAACAAGTGATCCACTGTCGTGACACAGAAAACCCTGCactgaacctgaagttaccttgGTAATGCCAAATCTTGCTTTGTAGTATAAGCCTCAGGTGTCAATCAGGCTTGCTAATTTCAGTTAGCTTTGGGAAACAGGCAGGGAATAATGGAAGTGTATTTTGTTGGATTTCACGGCATTTGCTTATCACcttgatttaaacatttcattGAGGAAACCTTGGGcagtaaatgttttctttcaaagacTGACTTTAGGTTTAGGAAAGTCTTTCCTGTGACACTCAAAATATTGAAGGCACATTGTTGCAGGGAGACAGATTTATGACGGTGGTGGGCGAATTATAAACTGCAGACATGTGCTTCACCACAACCCCGCAAACCCCCTCATTCGAGTGGTAAACGCATACtactgctgccctttgctgttGGGAGTAAACATGGGGGGGGNNNNNNNNNNTGACGGAAGAGCTGATGAGCCGTCAACTCTACAAAGACATTCAAAGAATTCAGGCACATTACTGAAGagtattttaaaccaaaaagaCTGCACCCTGAGAAAACTGAATTGtctcatatttgtgttttttttttttttttgaggatgATCTGGTTGAAATGGGAATCGGGGGAAGAATGCAGGTTTATATCTAGAcaaatggatttgtttttggtttttttacaGGGAACTCGAGGAGAAGCACGGTATTCACTGCAACATGACCCTGCTGTTCTCCTTTGCTCAGGCTGTGGCCTGTGCAGAAGCAAAGGTAACACTTATATCACCCTTCGTTGGACGCATCCTCGACTGGCACAAGGAGAATACAGGCCGCACAAGCTACGAGCCACACGAAGACCCAGGTAATAAGGGTCAACATTCTTTTATGTGGAAAATAAGTAAAAGCAGAAATGGTAGCGGCGTAAGACAAGGTGTCCCAAGCaagttactgtaaaaaataaataaataatgctttTCCCTCTTCATGACTACAGGATTGGATTCTGATTTATGTCATGATGCATTATAGCATCCATCCTACAAGTGTTGTGACATTGGTGGTATTCTTGTCTTGGTTAATGTTTTGACACCTCAGGGTGGAAGGTAAACTGAAAGATTCTAGTTTTAATTGATACACTAAATAcatgcacagttttttttttttaagagttgaTGTCAGTGGGGGTCCAGGGGCTCgacagttattattttttttgccaaggcagctaaccctaaacttaaccattgccacgctgcctggaaggagatgttgggggcaaaaaGTACATCCTGCGTTGTGCTATTTTTGACTACATAGCCCACTTGAAGCCCGGGAAGAAGGACTCTACAATGTAGACTGTGGAGGCAACCATGGTGATGGGTGGGGCTGCGTCCTTCCTTAAGTCCACAACCATCTCCACTGTCTTCAGAGTGGGGATTTTTGATTTAGCTATTCTTTCAGTATAAACTACGGCTGTCACATTTCCATTAACGACAAGTTCAAACtagtttttcaaattaatttggaTACAACCCATACCCATGTACAGCATAATTCGTGGCTCTGAGAGACCCTGATCTGTGCCTGTTGCATAATCTTGTGTGGCGAACGATGTCAGACTTTTGGTCTTGTAATGAAACCTCCATCCTAACATTTTCAAACTATTGTGCCCGAggtgctgctttttttttcgTGACACACTCAGTTTTTTCATGTGTACTCTTGCAACCTAGTACCTCTGCATACCAAAAGAGGTGTGGCGGCAatatactttttaaagattatttttttgggcactTTGGTTTTTAATCAACAGGACACCTGAAGACatgagagggggggaatgacacacGGCAACTGGCCGCAAGTCGGAGTCGAACAGGGGTCCACTCCGTCgtggagtaaacctctatataagGGCGTCAGCTCTACCAACTAGctacatttttaacaatttttttttttatgtgaactTTTTACATCGGCGTCAACCCTCCCGTCGCATTCTGTGTGACAGTATGCATCACTCAAATTTAAGAGACTTAGATAAAACACATAGCTGGCACTTACATAAGTTAGTCGGctagaggggagggagggaatgTATGACATAAGAGGCACAGCACATGATGGCGCTGTGCTTTGAAGGCTGTAAATAGTCAAAGTACCAGCAGGAGCAGTTGTGCCTGTGGACAGACTGATCTCACGAAATTGCGCAAGTGTGACACATCAATTGCAATTCGTATGCTATTAATTGCGTGTTATCAAGAGGCATACTCTCTTTTTAGCGTGTTCATCAACAGTTTCGTACAGATAACACGGCACTTGGCTGAAGAAAGTTGGCATGGATGTTCACGCGAAGTCATGATGTTGCTGTGTGCAAAACGGGGCAATCAAATGTGATAaatgggtgggtggggggggtttaCAATGGATTCAAGCAGAGAGCAGCAAAATTAGGGACAAAGCAAAAACTGACCCAATTTTTCCACCAAGCCccctaaataaataataaaaatatgtccTTAACCATCCTTCTGTTTGACCTTAAAAGGATCTACTAGTAAAGTCTGGCGCCACAGATCCTGGCATGCTTGGCGTTTAATGCATTTAGGCTTGAAATGTATCTCTTCTTTCCCTAGGTGTGCTGAGTGTGACCAAAATTTACAACTACTACAAGAAGTTTGGCTACAGCACAGTGGTGATGGGCGCCTCCTTCAGGAACACGGGGGAAGTGAAAGCCCTGGCAGGCTGTGATCTGCTCACCATCTCCCCCGGGCTGCTAGCAGAGCTAAGCCAGGACCACAGCACCGTCACAGAGATGCTCAATGTAGAGAAAGGTACTGTTCTCGGAGCCAGCGGCGGCCTTCCTGCAAAATACTGTCAATTTCTTTTAGAGCGTAGAAAACGCCTtcaatactgcctaaaacagTAGTTTCTGATATAATAGATAAATATGGTATAAAATAGATCTGTGAATAGTGATGATTCTCttcgaccaatcagtagtctgcaggtttttacgTCAGCTTTGATATTGCGACTTCCTACTACGTACTACCTCGACTGAAGTCTGAGGTAGTACTGTACGTTAGCCGTACTGTTAGCAGGTGCCAGGGacgtttttctattttttttttttctcgtaaCAGTGCAAGAGCAGTGGTTTCCTGAGTTTCCTAAAGACAAAATCTGAGTGGAAATTTATAAACTGGTCTGCTTTtttgaagatttatttttgcaacatGTCAAACCTGAAAACTGTTTCCACCTTGATGGCTTGTTTTTGCAGCCAAGGCCTGTGATCTGGAGAAGATCCACCTAGATGAGAAGGATTTCCGCTGGCAGCACAACGAGGACCGCATGGCCGTGGAGAAACTGTCTGACGGCATCCGCAAGTTCGCTGCTGACGCCATCAAGCTGGAGACCATGATCAAagtaagtgtttttatttattttttttattttttttaccaatgacACCGTTTTCTTTCTGCCAGTATAGAGATTATTAAAAGTATGCAAGATGTTTGACAAGCTGTGTTTTGTGacgtttttctctttttcatagGAGAAAATGCTCAATGTTAAGAACAGCCAGTAAAGGACAGATTTGGCAGTTATCAGGTTGCCTGATGAAAGAAGGTCCGGAGCACTAGGCCTTCCCTGTCCTAATGTGACCAAACTCCAGGGACCTTCCACCTGAAGGGACACATTTCCGCTCTTAGTCTTAGGACTAACTCTTAACCTTTCATGTTTTCTGACCAAACCTAAATGGTGACTGATGCTAATGTTCGTGTGGAGTTGACATGAGTCAATATTTAAAACTTACTAGAAATTTGACCAGAAAGGGAAAAACGTATAATGTCTTAATTATGTTTTGACATCGCTGACCCATTTTTTGTCAGGAAAGGaccaccttttcttttcttttttttatctacacCATTGAGGGTAGaacttgataaaaaaacattgtaccGTCATTCCTCAGAATATaatcttttgctttttcaatgaataaaaatctgtcaatatatttgttttttccactgtttctgtctttgtcaaCAGATTTTTGGTTTCCACAGGTGccagacacacaaaagaaacactACAAGGCATTTTGACTGGAAGCTATGTCAGGCAAGGTGAACTGGTATTGTTCTTATCAGTTTCACAATGTCCTCCTCTTTAGTTATGCCTCTTTTACCGTCCCCGGTCTAGCCAGTTAAACTCCATTCTGCCTCTGCCTCAATTTGGTGGAGCTCCACCTTCATCAGACTTGTACAAGAACATATTTACTGAAAACATCATACAAAACTTTACTATTAGTTGGGACTGTAAAGCTTCTGAAAGGAAGTGTGGCATGTGGCTTAAGGTAATTAAGGAATTATTTCATTTCCATATTcaataatgttttcttttgtttgcttcGTTCCGTGTGTTTATTCCATGAATGCTGTGGAAATTTGAGTTCACAACATTTCATAGTTGAAGCCTTGAAGACGCTAGAGTTGGTCTGTTTATATGAATTGGTTTTGGTAATTTGGTTTCAGTACtagcatttacacacatttggtAACAATACCAAACTTGCATTTTAGCACGTTATTAGTGGTCGTACACAGACATGCTTGTAATAATGCAAAGACCTTAAAGTAAATCAACTTTCCTGTCCTGATCCATTAAAcataaaggaaaatatttcactttttttttttttttttttttttttttttttaaagcacaattGTATGATAGAATCTTTAAATAGAacgagtttgtttttttgaaaacaaatcaaatttgtgtgttttgttttttaagctgcTAAAAGCTTAAGGTCTTGCACAACGTTAAGTCCAGCTAGTGTTTAAACTAAGGGTGAATTAAAAACCATCCTTGAACGTTGTGTtgaactgtgtgtgtctatacaTAGATATATTCCTGCCTCGTGATGTGTCAACGTCTAAATCACTTCAGTTGGTTAGAAGTGTATAATACAGCTATTGAATGTTGAACATTGCAAATCCTATTCAGGCGCCACATATCTTATTACATGGGAACAGGGCCGGATTAACTTGGTTAGGGGCCCCGGGTGAAAATATACAATGGGCCCATGTCATCGAGCCTTCTGGGTTTGCGATATATTCGCAGGTTTTCTCCAGCCAACTATTTGGCGGTCCAATCAacgaacagagggagtggctgaggaTGATCAGTGAATTCCGTACtaatggcggcggagaaagatgcgagcggTTGGGGCCCACCTCCTCACGGGGTTCGGGAagagtttgattttccagcttgctcAGTTAGTGGTGAAAGAGTTGGCTAaggctagcgatgctaagctgACGTCACCaccaaacgttagcgattgATTATGACAGATCCAGTACCTGCCTTCAAGAAAGTTAAcgcttgtcaatggagagtggccagactctctgtactaATGAAAtataccagagtctggtaggaccaggcaaCATGTTATCAGCCTTATCTAATGTGAACAATGATAAGCAATAGAAATTGAAAATGGATACATAGATGGAAATGTTTCTTGATGGCCATGGAGAAACTGAAACTTTCTTTTAGTCCCCTGATTGGTTCAGAGCTCCACAGCCTCTTTTGTGCTAGATCAAGGCATTTAATTTAACcttatataattataaatgattgctatttattagtttattagAAACCGTAAAGATAGGATGAGCAATATTACGGACAATGTAAAACAGTCGTAGGGAACGATATGAAggcaaatcatttaaaatgtgttcgTTAGAGATTCAAAGATGATCCGCAAAGAGAGACATTATAAAAGAAACACTTCCTGTTTAAAACCCATGTCTTAAATCAGCAAACAACTTCTAGCTTATAGTTAtaagaagaaatgtaaaagaaaaaccctTTGCACAACCATGGGTCGCTTTTTTGAGGAACATCGGTTGGTTATCAGTTAAAAAGAAAGGCAGATACTAAAAGAACAGAATTGGGTTAAATACAGACAATTAActtacaaacaacaacagaccaaaaaaagataattaattATAGACTTGGAGAGCGGAGGTTGTATTAAAATGTAGGATTTAAACCCTTAACTGCCTCTTTGTACCCCAACAATCGAGGTTTTTATTTGTAAGTTTGACAAATAATTCCACAAGCTTAAgaaaatgcctttgaaatgccGTTCTTTATCGGAGACACTCATGGAGCAATCTCCTTCACTTAGGTACTGTGATGCAACACTAATTCCTAAAccttatttgtgtttgtgtaccacttttgttcatatcatatattttggtagaagtgatgtttaatttacaattaattgttgtagagtcatagaaaacaaacaaacccaacagtcatgacgtGCAAGCTGCTCATTCTTTGTAATTGAATCAATCTAGAATTGAAaagggcatgttcaaaataatagcagtgttgtgttcaattagtgaggtgattgattctgtgaagaaacaggtgtcaattatggcccatatttgtggaaggaaggaagcattCGTTGTGCATGTGGGTTGTAttacatttcacactgaaatactcagcaaaatggatcgttccagacattgctctgaggaacagcctactttgattaaaaagttgattggagaggggaaaacatatgaagaagttcagaaaattaaaaatttaaattaaaatgataggctgcaaaatggcaaaggcctcaaccaatgatcagctccaggaaaatcaaagacttAAGCTTACCCATGAGTACTGTTAGAATCAGAAAAAGGCTGTGtaaagcaaagctatcagcaaGTCCCATTGCTGGAAAAGTGACATGTACTgcataggttgaaatttgccaaaggacacgttgactggccaaaggagaaatagTGCAACATTCTGCGGACTGATGAGAGcataattgttctttttggggtCTAGGGGccacagacagtttgtccgacgaccaccatgcactgaattcaagccacagcaCACTGTGAAGCCACTGATGGGAACTTCTGTCAGGAACGTTTTAGAGATGGTCGATTAGGAGTTTAAGGCAAGGCAAGTtgatttctatagcacatttcagcaaaaaatccaattcaaagtgctttacaagaAACATCAAAAAGACTATCAAATCgaaagagaaaattaaagaGAATAGACATAACAAA
The Etheostoma cragini isolate CJK2018 chromosome 1, CSU_Ecrag_1.0, whole genome shotgun sequence genome window above contains:
- the taldo1 gene encoding transaldolase, whose translation is MSTVSPDKRRKMESALNQLKKHTVVVADTGDFNAIDEYKPQDATTNPSLILAAAKMPAYHHLLDQAIKYGIAKGGTEEEQVSNTMDKLFVSFGLEILKKVPGRVSTEVDARLSFDKDEMVAKALRFITLYKEAGIEKERVLIKLSSTWEGIQAGRELEEKHGIHCNMTLLFSFAQAVACAEAKVTLISPFVGRILDWHKENTGRTSYEPHEDPGVLSVTKIYNYYKKFGYSTVVMGASFRNTGEVKALAGCDLLTISPGLLAELSQDHSTVTEMLNVEKAKACDLEKIHLDEKDFRWQHNEDRMAVEKLSDGIRKFAADAIKLETMIKEKMLNVKNSQ